One genomic window of Pempheris klunzingeri isolate RE-2024b chromosome 12, fPemKlu1.hap1, whole genome shotgun sequence includes the following:
- the LOC139210870 gene encoding protein bicaudal C homolog 1-like isoform X1, giving the protein MAAQCDTLSGYLQQSDQGSNSERSTDSPLPGSEEDLSGPHPLPDPEWTEERFRVDRKKLEVMLLAASEGRVNGGEDFFQKIMDETQTQIAWPSKLKIGAKSKKDPHIKVCGKRENVREAKDRIMSVLDTKSNRVTLKMDVSHTEHSHVIGKGGNNIKRVMEETGCHIHFPDSNRNNQAEKSNQVSIAGQPGGVEAARVKIRELLPLVLSFELPAIMQSDPSSPTVQHISQTYNLTVSFKPPTRLYRATGVVRGSQNNANAVKRGTALLLEHLAGSLASTISVTTHLDIAPQHHLFMKGRNGSNIKHITQRTGAQIHFPDPNGPQKKSTVYIQGTIESVCLARQYLMGCLPLVLMFDIKEDIEVEPQCITALMEQLDVFISIKPKPKQPSKSVIVKSVERNAVNMYEARKFLLGLESNGVSSSSPSVALNPVTNGPSLICPVGLDILASAGLGLSNLGFLGATAPHSLTNSTAPNAVLNSLNSSMNPLQTPSPSTPTASPSIWPSSLTNTQGFSSQLMLHPATQATLSSILLSGVQGYTQSTPSPPPGLAPIDKQPNGVPDCTKGPCALNGHVKHPGSVYGRIATASLAETVLSPAPCDSVQEASGHNPSEPLSSKSSPDEGSDTFVEVGMPRSPSHSANGSELKQMLASCKTSSGKRQAVELLQGTKNSHLHSDCLLSDAESSSSDSPVADKRAPGSERAAERAAQQNERERIRLAPQTSFANMQAFDYEQKKLLATKAMLKKPVVTEVRTPTNTWSGLGFSKSMPAETIKELRRANHVSYKPSMSTTYEGSPLSLSRSSSREGIGNGSDSDNWRERNGTGNGLPSHAEFPSAVSSPKRKQNKSAAEHYLSSSNYMDCISSVTGSNGCSLNSSLKGSDLPELFSKLGLGKYTDVFQQQEIDLQTFLTLTDQDLKELGITTFGARRKMLLAISELNKNRRKLFEPPIRSSFLEGGASGRLSRQFHADMASISGRW; this is encoded by the exons CTGCCTCTGAGGGGAGAGTCAACGGCGGGGAGGATTTCTTTCAGAAG ATCATGGACGAGACCCAAACACAGATAGCCTGGCCTTCCAAACTGAAAATCGGAGCCAAGTCCAAAAAAG aTCCACACATCAAGGTGtgtggaaagagggagaatgTGAGGGAAGCCAAAGACCGAATTATGTCTGTCCTTGACACAAAG AGCAACAGGGTAACTCTGAAGATGGACGTTTCCCACACAGAGCACTCCCACGTTATTGGCAAAGGTGGTAACAACATCAAGAGGGTGATGGAGGAGACGGGGTGCCACATCCATTTCCCAGATTCTAATAGGAACAACCAGGCAGAGAAAAGCAACCAG GTGTCCATCGCAGGGCAGCCAGGAGGCGTGGAGGCAGCTCGAGTAAAAATAAGG GAGCTGCTCCCTCTTGTGCTGTCTTTTGAGCTTCCCGCCATCATGCAGTCTGACCCCAGCTCCCCCACCGTGCAGCACATCTCGCAGACCTACAACCTCACAGTCTCCTTCAAGCCCCCGACTCGTCTCTACAGGGCCACCGGTGTGGTTCGTGGATCGCAGAATAATGCCAACGCCGTGAAG AGGGGCACAGCTCTGCTGTTGGAGCACCTGGCTGGTAGCCTGGCAAGCACCATCTCAGTCACCACCCACCTGGATATCGCACCCCAGCACCACCTCTTCATGAAGGGCCGCAATGGCAGCAACATCAAGCACATTACCCAGAGAACAGGAGCACAGATCCACTTCCCCGACCCCAACGGCCCCCAGAAGAAATCCACAGTCTACATTCAGGGCACCATTGAATCTGTCTGCCTGGCACGGCAGTACCTCATG GGTTGCTTGCCTCTGGTATTAATGTTTGACATTAAAGAGGACATTGAGGTGGAGCCCCAGTGTATCACAGCACTAATGGAGCAGCTGGATGTCTTCATCAGCATCAAACCAAAGCCAAAACAGCCCAGCAAG TCTGTGATAGTCAAGAGCGTGGAGAGGAATGCAGTGAACATGTATGAAGCTCGAAAATTCCTCTTGGGTCTGGAGAGCAACGGGGTGTCGTCATCCTCACCCTCTGTGGCGTTGAATCCCGTCACCAACGGCCCGTCCCTCATCTGCCCCGTCGGCCTGGACATCCTGGCCTCAGCTGGCCTGGGGCTGAGCAATCTGG GTTTCCTGGGTGCGACAGCGCCCCACTCCCTCACCAACTCTACTGCCCCAAACGCTGTCCTCAACAGCTTAAACTCCTCCATGAACCCCCTGCAGACCCCGAGCCCCAGCACCCCCACAGCCTCCCCGTCCATCTGGCCCAGTTCACTGACAAACACCCAAG GTTTTTCATCTCAGCTGATGCTGCACCCTGCCACCCAGGCCACCCTGAGTAGCATCCTGCTGTCAGGTGTGCAGGGTTACACACAGAGCACACCGTCCCCTCCGCCTGGCCTCGCCCCCATTGACAAGCAGCCCAACGGGGTTCCTGACTGCACCAAAGGCCCCTGCGCTCTAAATGGACACGTCAAG CATCCTGGTTCAGTCTATGGGAGGATAGCAACTGCATCACTTGCAGAAACTGTTTTGAGTCCAGCTCCATGTGACTCGGTCCAGGAGGCCAGCGGACACAATCCATCAGAACCGCTGTCCAGCAAGTCCAGCCCAGATGAAG GCTCCGACACATTTGTGGAAGTGGGCATGCCCAGAAGCCCCTCTCACTCAGCCAATGGGAGCGAGCTGAAACAGATGCTGGCTTCATGTAAGACGTCGTCAGGGAAACGACAGGCTGTGGAGCTCCTGCAGGGCACCAAGAACTCCCATCTACA TTCTGACTGTCTCCTCTCGGACGCCGAGTCCAGCTCGTCAGACAGTCCAGTGGCGGATAAGAGGGCGCCCGGTAGTGAGCGGGCTGCTGAGAGAGCTGCACAGCAGAACGAGAGGGAGAGGATCAGACTGGCACCACAGACATCCTTCGCCAAcatgcag GCATTTGACTATGAACAGAAAAAGCTGTTGGCAACCAAAG CTATGTTAAAGAAGCCTGTGGTGACTGAGGTGCGGACGCCTACCAACACTTGGAGCGGTCTCGGCTTCTCAAAGTCCATGCCAGCCGAGACCATCAAGGAGCTGCGGAGAGCCAACCATGTTTCATACAAGCCCAGCATGAGCACCACCTACGAG GGATCCCCGCTGTCCTTGTCTCGATCCAGCAGCCGGGAAGGCATTGGGAACGGCAGCGACTCTGACAACTGGCGAGAAAGGAACGGCACAGGTAACGGCCTGCCGAGTCACGCCGAGTTCCCCTCCGCTGTCAGCAGCCCAAAGAGGAAGCAGAACAAATCTG CTGCAGAGCATtacctcagcagcagcaactaCATGGATTGCATCTCTTCTGTAACTGGCAGCAACGGCTGCAGCCTGAACTCCTCTCTGAAAGGCTCAGACCTGCCTGAGCTGTTCAGCAAGCTGGGTTTGGGGAAGTACACCGACGTCTTCCAGCAACAAGAG ATTGACCTCCAGACATTCCTGACCCTAACAGACCAGGACCTGAAGGAACTGGGCATCACCACCTTTGGAGCCCGCAGGAAAATGCTGCTTGCCATCTCAG aacTAAACAAGAATCGAAGGAAGCTATTTGAGCCACCCATCAGGTCCTCCTTCCTGGAAGGGGGAGCAAGCGGCCGCCTATCCCGTCAGTTTCACGCAGACATGGCCAGCATCAGCGGGCGATGGTAG
- the LOC139210870 gene encoding protein bicaudal C homolog 1-B-like isoform X2: MAAQCDTLSGYLQQSDQGSNSERSTDSPLPGSEEDLSGPHPLPDPEWTEERFRVDRKKLEVMLLAASEGRVNGGEDFFQKIMDETQTQIAWPSKLKIGAKSKKDPHIKVCGKRENVREAKDRIMSVLDTKSNRVTLKMDVSHTEHSHVIGKGGNNIKRVMEETGCHIHFPDSNRNNQAEKSNQVSIAGQPGGVEAARVKIRELLPLVLSFELPAIMQSDPSSPTVQHISQTYNLTVSFKPPTRLYRATGVVRGSQNNANAVKRGTALLLEHLAGSLASTISVTTHLDIAPQHHLFMKGRNGSNIKHITQRTGAQIHFPDPNGPQKKSTVYIQGTIESVCLARQYLMGCLPLVLMFDIKEDIEVEPQCITALMEQLDVFISIKPKPKQPSKSVIVKSVERNAVNMYEARKFLLGLESNGVSSSSPSVALNPVTNGPSLICPVGLDILASAGLGLSNLGFLGATAPHSLTNSTAPNAVLNSLNSSMNPLQTPSPSTPTASPSIWPSSLTNTQGFSSQLMLHPATQATLSSILLSGVQGYTQSTPSPPPGLAPIDKQPNGVPDCTKGPCALNGHVKHPGSVYGRIATASLAETVLSPAPCDSVQEASGHNPSEPLSSKSSPDEGSDTFVEVGMPRSPSHSANGSELKQMLASCKTSSGKRQAVELLQGTKNSHLHSDCLLSDAESSSSDSPVADKRAPGSERAAERAAQQNERERIRLAPQTSFANMQAFDYEQKKLLATKAMLKKPVVTEVRTPTNTWSGLGFSKSMPAETIKELRRANHVSYKPSMSTTYEGSPLSLSRSSSREGIGNGSDSDNWRERNGTAAEHYLSSSNYMDCISSVTGSNGCSLNSSLKGSDLPELFSKLGLGKYTDVFQQQEIDLQTFLTLTDQDLKELGITTFGARRKMLLAISELNKNRRKLFEPPIRSSFLEGGASGRLSRQFHADMASISGRW; encoded by the exons CTGCCTCTGAGGGGAGAGTCAACGGCGGGGAGGATTTCTTTCAGAAG ATCATGGACGAGACCCAAACACAGATAGCCTGGCCTTCCAAACTGAAAATCGGAGCCAAGTCCAAAAAAG aTCCACACATCAAGGTGtgtggaaagagggagaatgTGAGGGAAGCCAAAGACCGAATTATGTCTGTCCTTGACACAAAG AGCAACAGGGTAACTCTGAAGATGGACGTTTCCCACACAGAGCACTCCCACGTTATTGGCAAAGGTGGTAACAACATCAAGAGGGTGATGGAGGAGACGGGGTGCCACATCCATTTCCCAGATTCTAATAGGAACAACCAGGCAGAGAAAAGCAACCAG GTGTCCATCGCAGGGCAGCCAGGAGGCGTGGAGGCAGCTCGAGTAAAAATAAGG GAGCTGCTCCCTCTTGTGCTGTCTTTTGAGCTTCCCGCCATCATGCAGTCTGACCCCAGCTCCCCCACCGTGCAGCACATCTCGCAGACCTACAACCTCACAGTCTCCTTCAAGCCCCCGACTCGTCTCTACAGGGCCACCGGTGTGGTTCGTGGATCGCAGAATAATGCCAACGCCGTGAAG AGGGGCACAGCTCTGCTGTTGGAGCACCTGGCTGGTAGCCTGGCAAGCACCATCTCAGTCACCACCCACCTGGATATCGCACCCCAGCACCACCTCTTCATGAAGGGCCGCAATGGCAGCAACATCAAGCACATTACCCAGAGAACAGGAGCACAGATCCACTTCCCCGACCCCAACGGCCCCCAGAAGAAATCCACAGTCTACATTCAGGGCACCATTGAATCTGTCTGCCTGGCACGGCAGTACCTCATG GGTTGCTTGCCTCTGGTATTAATGTTTGACATTAAAGAGGACATTGAGGTGGAGCCCCAGTGTATCACAGCACTAATGGAGCAGCTGGATGTCTTCATCAGCATCAAACCAAAGCCAAAACAGCCCAGCAAG TCTGTGATAGTCAAGAGCGTGGAGAGGAATGCAGTGAACATGTATGAAGCTCGAAAATTCCTCTTGGGTCTGGAGAGCAACGGGGTGTCGTCATCCTCACCCTCTGTGGCGTTGAATCCCGTCACCAACGGCCCGTCCCTCATCTGCCCCGTCGGCCTGGACATCCTGGCCTCAGCTGGCCTGGGGCTGAGCAATCTGG GTTTCCTGGGTGCGACAGCGCCCCACTCCCTCACCAACTCTACTGCCCCAAACGCTGTCCTCAACAGCTTAAACTCCTCCATGAACCCCCTGCAGACCCCGAGCCCCAGCACCCCCACAGCCTCCCCGTCCATCTGGCCCAGTTCACTGACAAACACCCAAG GTTTTTCATCTCAGCTGATGCTGCACCCTGCCACCCAGGCCACCCTGAGTAGCATCCTGCTGTCAGGTGTGCAGGGTTACACACAGAGCACACCGTCCCCTCCGCCTGGCCTCGCCCCCATTGACAAGCAGCCCAACGGGGTTCCTGACTGCACCAAAGGCCCCTGCGCTCTAAATGGACACGTCAAG CATCCTGGTTCAGTCTATGGGAGGATAGCAACTGCATCACTTGCAGAAACTGTTTTGAGTCCAGCTCCATGTGACTCGGTCCAGGAGGCCAGCGGACACAATCCATCAGAACCGCTGTCCAGCAAGTCCAGCCCAGATGAAG GCTCCGACACATTTGTGGAAGTGGGCATGCCCAGAAGCCCCTCTCACTCAGCCAATGGGAGCGAGCTGAAACAGATGCTGGCTTCATGTAAGACGTCGTCAGGGAAACGACAGGCTGTGGAGCTCCTGCAGGGCACCAAGAACTCCCATCTACA TTCTGACTGTCTCCTCTCGGACGCCGAGTCCAGCTCGTCAGACAGTCCAGTGGCGGATAAGAGGGCGCCCGGTAGTGAGCGGGCTGCTGAGAGAGCTGCACAGCAGAACGAGAGGGAGAGGATCAGACTGGCACCACAGACATCCTTCGCCAAcatgcag GCATTTGACTATGAACAGAAAAAGCTGTTGGCAACCAAAG CTATGTTAAAGAAGCCTGTGGTGACTGAGGTGCGGACGCCTACCAACACTTGGAGCGGTCTCGGCTTCTCAAAGTCCATGCCAGCCGAGACCATCAAGGAGCTGCGGAGAGCCAACCATGTTTCATACAAGCCCAGCATGAGCACCACCTACGAG GGATCCCCGCTGTCCTTGTCTCGATCCAGCAGCCGGGAAGGCATTGGGAACGGCAGCGACTCTGACAACTGGCGAGAAAGGAACGGCACAG CTGCAGAGCATtacctcagcagcagcaactaCATGGATTGCATCTCTTCTGTAACTGGCAGCAACGGCTGCAGCCTGAACTCCTCTCTGAAAGGCTCAGACCTGCCTGAGCTGTTCAGCAAGCTGGGTTTGGGGAAGTACACCGACGTCTTCCAGCAACAAGAG ATTGACCTCCAGACATTCCTGACCCTAACAGACCAGGACCTGAAGGAACTGGGCATCACCACCTTTGGAGCCCGCAGGAAAATGCTGCTTGCCATCTCAG aacTAAACAAGAATCGAAGGAAGCTATTTGAGCCACCCATCAGGTCCTCCTTCCTGGAAGGGGGAGCAAGCGGCCGCCTATCCCGTCAGTTTCACGCAGACATGGCCAGCATCAGCGGGCGATGGTAG